In a single window of the Arachis hypogaea cultivar Tifrunner chromosome 6, arahy.Tifrunner.gnm2.J5K5, whole genome shotgun sequence genome:
- the LOC112696518 gene encoding uncharacterized protein has protein sequence MDAKAMKLQILKGSIARRVFFRSIMLASAISIVSLLRAFSAFDLADLAPVTLTYTDCVAAGSQMRFENATLQSRVLSTFWSSFYCEKDENLTVNVVNDLMKKQLLDCGAKSLCVGEGSAMAVAAMKHMGFSSVTGVHRHRFFSLKQKKIVYELNYQDCSFDFVLSRDLDKVSVPALLVLEVERVLKPGGVGALLVGPTGSNSIPNDLIRSATPVSSLLRSSTVLHVGSVGDLNLVVFRKRVANDTTSGAFYQYPLPADCSSISLTKPLIQLMESLVSQKPPLGYEKMVPYLPKFVDVSSRKRMVYIDINGGREIRNADDNPSDWFLPSYPISQKDFNVYFVHYNTSVMLSYVKRPGVTFVYYPGLAGKAAAKANLDAADDDDGDLEPFVGEDEFDFLAWFKETVQYADFVVLKMNAGNAEMKFLLDVFESGAICFVDELFLRCPESGNDDEKTVIGKDSCMDIYKGLRSNGVYVHQWWAD, from the coding sequence ATGGATGCCAAAGCCATGAAACTCCAGATCCTGAAGGGGTCCATAGCGAGGCGCGTGTTCTTCCGCTCAATCATGCTCGCCTCCGCCATCTCGATCGTTTCTCTGCTCCGCGCCTTCTCCGCCTTCGACTTGGCTGACTTAGCTCCGGTGACACTGACCTACACCGACTGCGTCGCCGCGGGTTCCCAAATGCGTTTCGAAAACGCCACTCTCCAGAGCCGCGTGCTCAGCACTTTCTGGAGCTCCTTCTACTGCGAGAAAGACGAAAACTTGACGGTCAACGTGGTCAACGACCTTATGAAGAAGCAACTGTTGGATTGCGGAGCCAAGAGCCTCTGCGTCGGAGAAGGTTCGGCGATGGCCGTCGCCGCCATGAAGCACATGGGATTCTCCAGCGTTACCGGTGTCCACAGGCACCGGTTCTTCTCCCTCAAGCAGAAGAAAATCGTGTACGAGCTCAATTACCAGGACTGTTCATTCGATTTCGTGCTGTCAAGGGATCTTGACAAGGTTTCTGTTCCTGCGTTGCTCGTTCTTGAGGTTGAGCGTGTTCTAAAGCCAGGTGGTGTCGGTGCCCTTCTTGTGGGTCCCACTGGCTCCAATTCCATCCCCAACGACCTCATTAGGTCTGCAACACCGGTTTCATCGTTGCTAAGATCTTCCACCGTTCTGCATGTTGGCTCTGTTGGTGATCTCAACCTTGTTGTGTTCAGGAAAAGGGTGGCAAATGATACTACTTCTGGTGCTTTCTATCAGTATCCACTTCCTGCGGATTGTTCTAGCATAAGTCTTACAAAGCCTTTGATTCAGCTTATGGAGTCTCTTGTGAGTCAGAAGCCGCCACTTGGGTATGAGAAGATGGTACCTTACTTGCCAAAGTTCGTGGATGTTTCTTCTAGGAAGAGGATGGTTTATATTGATATTAATGGGGGGCGAGAGATCCGCAATGCTGATGATAATCCTAGTGATTGGTTCTTGCCATCTTACCCTATTAGTCAAAAGGATTTCAATGTGTATTTTGTTCACTATAACACTTCTGTAATGTTGTCCTATGTGAAGCGACCTGGTGTGACATTTGTTTACTATCCCGGGTTGGCCGGTAAGGCCGCGGCCAAGGCTAATCTTGATGCTGCTGACGATGATGATGGAGATTTGGAACCGTTTGTTGGGGAGGACGAGTTTGATTTCCTTGCTTGGTTCAAGGAAACTGTGCAGTATGCTGATTTTGTTGTCCTCAAAATGAATGCAGGGAATGCTGAAATGAAGTTCCTCTTGGATGTGTTTGAGAGTGGAGCAATATGCTTTGTGGATGAATTGTTTCTGAGGTGCCCAGAGAGTGGAAATGACGATGAGAAAACTGTTATTGGCAAGGATAGCTGCATGGATATTTACAAGGGTCTCAGAAGCAATGGTGTCTACGTTCATCAGTGGTGGGCGGACTAA
- the LOC112696519 gene encoding probable E3 ubiquitin-protein ligase LOG2 gives MGNASSSGGTTRRRHVVSRRTHPPPPPPVTPQPEITSNPFLYPGGNPYPAQYPNQNRPMQYPQYPYPAYYHPPPTVPFPHHNQHQHQPQMGVGWVGGRGYPCGTMVAPPAPIVEHQKAVTIRNDVNVKKETLKIEPDEVNPGQFLVSFTFDATVSGCITIYFFAKENESCILTPVKENLLAPVTVNFQQGLGQKFRQPAGSGIDFKMFNETELLQVGEMDVYPLVVKADASPSNTNGSDETTTSNTRNSQITQAVFEKEKGEFRVKVVKQILWANGMRYELQEIYGIGSSTETGADESDQGKECVICLTEPRDTIVHPCRHMCMCNGCAKVLRFQTNRCPICRQPVERLLEIKVGPEE, from the exons ATGGGCAACGCATCGAGTAGCGGCGGCACCACCCGTCGGCGACATGTTGTTTCTAGAAGGACTCATCCACCGCCTCCTCCTCCGGTGACGCCGCAGCCGGAGATCACCTCCAATCCCTTCCTGTATCCCGGAGGCAACCCGTACCCGGCTCAGTACCCGAACCAGAACCGTCCGATGCAATACCCGCAGTACCCTTACCCCGCTTACTACCATCCGCCGCCGACGGTGCCCTTCCCCCACCACAACCAGCACCAGCACCAGCCTCAAATGGGGGTCGGGTGGGTTGGCGGCCGAGGTTACCCTTGCGGGACCATGGTGGCTCCTCCAGCACCTATCGTGGAGCACCAGAAGGCCGTGACAATCAGGAACGACGTAAATGTCAAGAAGGAAACATTGAAGATCGAGCCCGATGAGGTGAACCCTGGCCAATTCCTCGTCTCTTTCACGTTTGACGCCACGGTTTCTGGctg CATCACAATTTATTTCTttgcaaaagaaaatgaaagctgCATTCTAACACCAGTGAAAGAAAACCTTCTCGCACCCGTGACGGTTAATTTTCAGCAAGGTCTTGGCCAGAAGTTCAGGCAGCCTGCTGGAAGTGGTATTGATTTTAAAATGTTTAATGAGACAGAATTATTGCAAGTGGGTGAGATGGATGTCTACCCTCTAGTAGTAAAGGCAGATGCATCTCCTAGTAATACCAATGGATCAGATGAAACTACAACATCTAATACCAGAAACTCGCAGATAACACAAGCAGTGTTTGAGAAGGAGAAAGGTGAATTCCGGGTAAAAGTTGTCAAGCAGATTTTGTGGGCGAATGGAATGAGGTATGAGTTGCAGGAGATATACGGTATTGGAAGTTCAACAGAGACTGGTGCAGATGAGAGTGACCAGGGGAAAGAATGTGTCATCTGTTTGACAGAGCCTCGCGACACAATTGTCCATCCCTGCCGACATATG TGCATGTGTAATGGATGCGCAAAGGTTTTGAGGTTCCAGACAAATAGATGCCCAATTTGCAGACAACCAGTTGAGAGGCTTTTGGAGATAAAGGTAGGACCTGAGGAATGA